In the Populus nigra chromosome 2, ddPopNigr1.1, whole genome shotgun sequence genome, tgtggtgggtgcttttcaaataacttttcgtgccaaaatgcatgccaacgatgtttttattttttaaaaaagtcatttttgatatcagcacatcaaaacgatccaaaacgtacaaaccatattaaattttagcaaaaaaaaaaaaattcaaattttttgggaacgcggccgcagccgcgttcccaaacggtctcTAAGCAATATTTTGGTGTAGAATCTGCAGGCCCACGAGAGGCCATGGAAATCATTCACGCATAACACGAGTTGTTGAGGCTTGTATAACTTGATGATTAATAGTTAGATGGCATGAGCTACACTATGAtcctggttatttttttaaaatgtaaaaaaaataatactcatGTGATaccattattttaaaagaaataaaaaaaatctaagaattttgaattaaaagggGTTATGCATGCTGTCAAATCAGTGACCAGGAAATCAGACAACAAAAACACCATAAAGCCAGCTTCTCACGGCTACACtcactcaattaatttaaagaaaataaaagatactGGTTTCATAGTCTGCAGATGAATCGAGGTGTTTAAAACTGATAgagtgtttggtagtgtggttgcgagtgttttttaaataacttttcgtgtcaaaatacatgtcaatgattttttttatttttaaaaaattatttttgacatcaacacatcaaaacgatccaaaacgtacaaaccatattaaattttttttaaaaaaaatttaatttttttaagaacataaCTACAACCGCATTTCTAAACGCTACCTGAAACTGGTTTGATAAGACTAACAAGTCAATTCTAACCTCACCTTAAAACTCTTTTATGAATAGTCCTTAAGCTTGCTTTAGCCCGAACCCATTCAAATAGTGGcgtttaatttataataatgataaaatagcctctattatttttttttacttcatcatccctttgtaaattataatttttaaatataataaatatttaaacatatattattatattaatattaattcctactaaataaataaaagatatattgcTTACCCCCAAgccctaaaaaattatttgtttcccCAGACCCtgaaataattaaactttagcCTGCTCCAACTTCCCcatctaaattaaaaactagGATTTGTATAATTATGGGTTTTTCATAGGGTTTTGATAGTAATTGTGAGATGGAGTTAAAGATTTGCAAGataaatcatagttttgaaagaaaaaattagtgACTTATCAAGCATCTGCAGAAGTGGagaaattttgaagtttttttagatgaatGTGGGATGTTAGTTGAATCTAGTTAGGGAAAGATATCCGTGAGgaaatgagatttttaaaagtaaatattaataaaatagtgTGTgtgttcaaatatttattatttagaaattgtatttcagtgtatttatttataattttcagtagattttaatcaatatttgtcgtgaatttaatttcttgtttctgcttaatttatatatcaagTTAGAGGAATCAAGAATGActaattaatgaaatttgaaagactaatcgaactcAATTTGACAATATTGAGaccaatttaataaaagaatcaaagtCCAAAGAACCCgcccgttttttttttttaacccgcTAGCCAACTTCGGCCCTGAAATTTGCTCGAACTCGACAAAAGAAATAGAGTCTTGATAGAATTACCAAAACCAAGCTACAGTGCACTCCTGACATCGAATCAAGATAGAGTTTGTCGTTCCACATCGACACATCCTGCGCAAACCATCGCTCTTCAAAGGTACGAAATACACCTAAATTCCCTTTCAACTCTGCTGGTCTTACAAAAGTTTTATGTTTGTCACCTGTTTGTACAAATGCCTGAACGAGACCCTGGTTGCACAGATATTCACGCAGCGTGCTTATTTGAGTTTTACGTGACTTTATACTTGAAAATATTGCATCAACTATGCTAATAACTCTGTTGGATATAGAatgattttttccttctttttcatttttattttgtttcaaataattttgatgatatTCTGACCAGGCAAAGTTTGAGTGTTTTTTTCTGTTCCCTGGCAACAGTAGGGCCGAAATTGAGCTCTGTTTGTCATGTTTCTTCGGCGAGCTGCAGTGGCATTGCCCCACTCGAGAAGGTTCTTTAGTACTGACAAAACTTATGATATTTCAAGTGTCATTGAAGAAATGAATAAGGTAAAGGTTCTGTCACCATCTGTTTTGGGATTTTGTTAATCTGTCAAGTGTAAATCATCTGCTGTCCCAGTTGTTCAGGGTTGTATCCCTCTGTAATGTTCTTGTAGTAGGCTGAGCACCTACTTTGTTCCTTTGATAATGAAAATCTTCAATCATCTAGAAAAACATAGTTAATGCGTTTCGATATTAATCTCAGTCTCTCTCAAGAGAATTACTCATTACTTTTGCTACacaatctttctttcttatacACCAATGCTTGTTTCAGGAAATGGAATCAGTCTTTGGTGAATGTCCTCCAAGTGAACTTGCTGCAGGTTCTATCAATAACAATCAAGCGGTTGGAGAATCCCGTTTAAAACCTCATGGACTCGCCAGTTCTaatagtgaaaattttagtaGGTCTCAAGAATCCCAATTTGCACATCAAAAAATGAATCATAATCCTGTTGGGCTAACCCACATTGGAAGTGCAGGAGAGGCCCAAATGGTGGACGTGTCTCCAAAAGAAAACACTAAGAGAATTGCTATTGCTAGTTGCAAAGTAATTCTTGGCAAGAAGGTGTTTGATATGGTCTTAGCCAACCAAATGGCCAAAGGCGATGTCCTTACCGTGGCCAAAATTGCTGGCATAAATGGAGCAAAGCATACTAGCAGCTTTATCCCATTATGCCACAATATCATGCTAACCCATGTTCGTGTTGATCTAGTGCTGAATCCGGATGATCACAGTGTCAAAATTGAAGGGGAAGCTGCTTCATCTGGGAAAACTGGGGTTGAGATGGAGGCAATGATGGCTGTGACGGTTGCTGGCCTAACTGTTTATGATATGTGCAAGGCCGCTTCTAAGGAAATTCAGATGACAGATGTGCGGCTTGAGCGTAAAACTGGTGGTAAGAGCGGGGACTGGTCCAGGGAGTAGTGGTATGTTTGATTGAAGAATGTACTGTTGGTATTGCCAAATGACATGAAGGTTATTGCATTAAAGTGTTCCTTTGTTTTTCAAGGAAGttgatgatcaaatgaaatgTTTATCGTCAAAGattagtttgatattttatattttatgttagaaTTTGTAGTATAGTGCACCTTTTGTATGTCAATAAGCTGTTGCACATGCCAAGGACAAGCTTTCTAATCATATTTGCCTTAATTCTACATATTAGGAAAAGGTAACTAGGGTAACACCAAAGTGGGTTCTGGAAGAGAGTTTGAAATCAATATTATCCTTTAAGCTCTTCTGTGTGAAGGGACtgctttcaatatttaaaactGCATCCTCGTGGTTCTAAACGCGACTTTACTTGTGCCATGGCCCCTCTAGTTTTTACTGCTTGTTAATGGAAGGGCTTTGCTATCTATCTCAGCCTTACTTTCATAAAGAAGTTGAGCTACAATACATTGTCATTTACTATTAAGCAActagaaaaggagagagaaatgaatgCCGAAAACTTGTATGATGCAGCTGACGAAAATTATAGATCTTAGAGCTGCAGTAGACAGCAAGGTAGTTATGGTTGTCAATTAGCAGATCTGTATGCAGAACCAAACTTGAGTTTGGCAAACCTTCTCTGAATCTAAGAGGCTATAGAAGAATTGATAGTCACTAACTAAGGTACTAGTTGGAGAATTATAACTCATGCAAAGATAAAAGGTTCAATTTGGCACATGAAGGAATCCTGATTTAATTAGTTATTAgaagtttttaatttgtaaggtcaagtgtgaaaagaaaagaagaagaagcacatGCGGTGGTTTGGCATCCCAGGCCTAGAAGATGGAATGAAGCCTGCCTTCTCAAGTAGGTTTGGCTGTTGGCATCCAACCCCAGTTTCATATGGACCGACTGGATCAAAAACTAGATATATCAAATAACAATTGAAAGAAGTTCAATGGAACAACCtaacaacaaaataattaatgatgatgatgaaatattGAATTGGCCCAGAGAAGATATATAGATTATTTAGCAAGCTTTTAAGATAGCCAACCTACTGATAGCGTATGTACCAAATTATACGTTCAGTATCAGCATTATTCCCTGAAGATAAATATCTTTGCTCCAATTATTGATTTGCTTTGCGGTAGCATTGGAAGCcacatcaaaatcaaatctttaCTTTTGGTTTCCTCCTGGCACTTGCACTTTAACAtggtcctttttcttttacccCTTTGAGAGTTCTGGTTATGAAGACATTTTAGTTGACATGTTTTCTTGTTGGTTTAGTAGCCCTGGAAATGAACTGATCATTTAGACGGGGTTCTATAATGCGTGAGCATACATCATTCTTTATCATCTTTCTATATATCTTTCCATCTGGGGAAATAGTTTGTCAAATTTAACAAGATAGAGTTTATGCTATTTAGTAGATTCAATCAGGGCTAGCTCAAAGACTTGCTGATCCCAGTCCCGTTATTCCGTGCTTCTATGTGCTcctgtttgaactttgaagaggAAGTTTCCAATGTTAAGCTACAAGGGCCTTGACTGACTTTAATCTATGTTTTCAGTGACATCATCGGTGGAATTGACCAAATGATTCACGCTAAGAAATGCCTTGAGTCCAAAGGTTTAACAAGATCCAAAAGCTAGCATCATTTATAGcatctttattttcatttaccCCAGTTATATATCACTGATACTGTAACAGATCTGAAGCTTAACTTTAATGCTCTTTCCAGGTTATGATTCTTCTTTCCTTCTACTTTTCTTTTACGCTTTTGGTAAGTTCTTGCCCCTGAGAATGTTTACAGGCCTCAACTGCAATTTCTGCATGAGATACACTTATTGCTCGACTCAGCTTGCTATTATGTTAAGCCACCTTACAACGGAGCCCTTTCTCAGGCAGTGGGTTTTAGCCACCCTCTTGGAATGGAGCTTCCCTTGCCATCTCTTATGTCCTCGCTCCCTCCTTTTATTTTCCCCGGCCATCTTTTTTGTCCTCTCTGCCTTTCCATTCTCACCTATAGAAAGGGAAAAAGGGAAAGGATGTTATTGCaaggtcctttttttttgtttgattatcaCCAAGTTTGACCTGGGTGGAGAGAGAGGGACATTTTGCACCAGTAGGCGAGCTTGTCATTGCAACTGTATCACAGCTACCATACCTTAATTGCCATGGGCGCCGTGGCTATGGCTAAATAGAAGCCATAGCATTTTTCACTCCTCACTTACGTGGTATTCAACGAATTTAAGATTTTCGTAGATGAAGGGGTCGGCACTGAGAGGGGTGttggtttgatttatttgtgaatATGCAATCACGTTACAAGAATATTTTGGACATGTAGATGCCAGGGACCTGGGTGCATCTTTTGTGCACACAACTAGCCTGACATCTCCAGACAgcaccattttatttttatttttgtcgtTAGCCGTTTGTGGATCTAGTACGGATATCCCCATAATTCTTTCATGTACATTCATCTGGGACCATGTTCACATACATGTCCTATCATCAAAATAACTCATCAAGTTCTAGTTCTTAAAGTTACGGATCAAAGGTTGGAAAGTGAAATATTAAGACATAActcatctaattaaattttaaatttgttttttaaaaataattaatttaaatcttataaattttaaagctattaaaaatttatataatcattaactttaaaatatataaaattaaaatatataaaattaatcgagctacactcaaatattaatattaaaaaaaaaaaagttggaaaagTGTCTGCTTGCGTCCCTAAAACATGCTGTGTATGACATGACCCAGTATTGCCACGCTAGATACTCTTAAATGGTGAGTGCACCTGATATTTGTGAAAGGGCCAAAAAAGGAAGACAAGCTAGCGGATTAGAAGATAAGAATAAAGGGAAAGGAAAGCTGGACAGGGGAAGAACACAAATACAAGAAGCTCCAGTTCCATGAAAAACGTGAACACATGAAAGTCTCGCCAGTACTGTCTTGTATGCTTTTGGTTACCTCTATATTATATCAATGAGAACATGGGAATGTCACTCTTGTATGAATTCGACAAAAGTGGGGTTTGGTTGAGTCAAGTGGGCATGTTTTGCGTTACTGGATCTGTTTCCCACGTTAATTAGTTTTGATCTATTAATAGACTTACGGAAAAAGGATATATTTTCGcaattaaatattcaaaaagaAGAGCAAACGAAAAAACCTCTCCCTctatccaataaaaaaacattttttttccctttaaagaCACACAAGCTTATAGCATCTTTAatgtaaaatgttattttaaaaagctaaattgataaaataatattttaaatagtataaatataactttttttatcatatatattccaataaaaaaaaaccgttTGAAGAGCCATTTATATTAGAGTGGAAAAAACaagtgttttattattttttaataagtttgatgttattttttttccacattactacatttaattagtttatttttttagtagctCCACTTTATTGGTTTTGACTCTTTGAAGAGATATATAGGAATAGCATTTGTGCGGAAAAAAAGGcattttagcattttatttaACACTTCCTTTGGAGTGTGcaaattaaacatgaaaaaactaaaataatattttttaatatatagtttttcatTTAGCTTATCCATTGGAGATGTTCTAAACAGTCTCCCTCAATCTCTCTGGAGCTATCAACACACAAAGTAAACACAAACCATGTTAACTTTTTATTGAAGATAATCAAGAGAaggaataagaaaaacaaaaaatgagagagagagagagagaggatttgGTTATAAGTCGAGAGAGAAAGGCATGAAACTTCAACCTGTTTGCTCTCATGTGAGACTACACTACCAATACTAGTAGAAAGAGAAAAGGTTGGTGTATCATGCAGAGGTTTTCACGCGCCTCCAGACTTCACTAGAATATGGGAAAACATGCCAACAGTCATGGTGGTTCTCTTGCGCGTGATGTTGATGTGCCATCACTGTTATTGTTGATTTCCGGCTACTTCAATGTCATTCCTCCTCCATCATTGaaggttgatttttaaaatcccTAAACACTAACATTTGTAACTCTATTGTTGTGTTTGGTTTGTAGTTTAATTAGACATTGTGTTTAGATTCATGAGTTATATActtatttagttgatttaattatttgaaagtgATTTATGATGTTAAAATACTTTTGCTTATTAAATTGAATCTTGTAATGTTAGTGTAggttttaatttgtaaattagatgaaaatttttatttgagtgtgtttatgattttaatgaaacttgtttttgttcttaactaGATTGGTGACCCGCACGATATTGTGAgtcgaaaaaaaaatttaaacccaaaaaacaaaaattagaagatgattttgtttttaaataggtAAGAGAAACTTGGTAACTGAgttaaatcttgattaatttaataatacgaTAACAAAATAAGGtaacaataacaaattaaaaaaatattacacctGACAAAGCTGAGCTAATACGTGAAACTCGTGACCTGGACATGAGATATGTTCAGATTATATGTCTATCGTGTGTCATAAGTCATAAAGttgagataattaaaaaaaaactggcgataaataaaaacaaactagaaagATTGAGAGACAATTTTAGATCAATATATTTAACATtgcaaaacaaatcatttatctagttatgtttaatgaatttggttattaaaatagtttttaacaaaaatcaacacacaaaatttattgaataaaataaaaggaaaaaaaatattattcaagactgcacatattaaaaatattataaaaaaataaaacatttttaattttttaaaataagtttaatctatataaaatattttaaaaaattataaatgaatcatACTAaccttctaaaaaattaaattcacccaatattattataaaattatcgCTATTTAACAAATGTTAAATTCGCcacaaaaaatcacaaagaaaatgtattaattaaaacataaacttaaaaattatgtaaaaaaagacatataaaaaatatattaattaaaaatcaaaagaaaaaaataaaaacaaatgaggtTGGGTGTTGCTGGGCTTAATAATTCAGGCCGAGCACTAGGCCCATCAAGAAATGGTCCACGCGtaggttttttttaggttaatgggtctaaatttcttttgaaaaaataaacgaCACATCATCTAAATTCTCAGATTTCAGTCATTATggtgctaaaaaaaaacaaggtgcattttgttttcatcccaaaacacttaaaaaaaacaccttaaaaaccTTGTTAAATCAATTCATGGCctcaaagaaacataaaaagcctcaaaatctaaaattaacctGAAACCAAAAATATTCTCGAGCTCAAACttgttttttaggtattttttttaactcctcTCATTATGTGAAactatttgacataaaaaattgatcatTTTAGTGGTCAGAATCGTCGTCAAcaataactttctctctctacatcAGAACCCGATGAGTCCTTCTCTCTCCtcccaccaaaaaaatattgaaaaacaaggaaaattaattttgataccaaaaataaatttttaaaaattaaagagaccGATTAACAGAGAGTCAAAAAAataggaaacaaaaataaacatttaagaCATACTTCAAAGTCACCACCTATTTcacatgttttttcatttcagttatttgtctttcaattcaacccttcCTCTCAAGAAAATATGCAACATTaatttaaactcaaaatatctaaatcatgcaaaataaaaaatccaggATTAAATTGAGCTAAATACTTCGATTCACAATAATATGTGAAATGATAAATAGTATTCGCGCTACAATAAAAGAAGGAGCTTTTTTAGTATATAGTTAATGTTGAAGaaataaacatgataaaataaatgtgGTTGTTGTTGATTTTTGTAGAATAAGTTGCTaatgattttttgttataaGTTGATgtgattaaaagaataattggtaaatttaaattttgtgatTGAGCAATgagttattattaataaagttaaaaaattgttagtattgtttagattttgttgtgtgattttaattttaagatgatgaatgatattattgaaggtttgatattattaattataattttgaattattatgagttgataaaattaaaattaaaaattatattataaaaaaaaaatatgaggcatTGTTGATTATATTGAAGTTTTTGACATCTTGCTGCTGTCATCCCTTGTCTCTGAAAAGATCGGCCACTGCATGTTACGAAAAACAAGATTGCAATTATTATGCGGTGATGTTGtgttattagttattttttaagtgtattttgtttatatatataaaatattattttttatattaatatattaaaactatttatttatttatttatttttaacaaaaaaaactcaaattttagTTCATCctcatttgaaatatatatatcctttcCATGAAAGCAGAGATTATCAACGCTCTGATACCAAGTCAAAGAATCAATTCAGTTCAAaaacttaagttgttaggtgaggttccgatatataatttatattattctctaacaaataATTCATTCATGTTGTCTGTCACACCAAAATAGAAACCTATACTggaataaatttatctttaatagttttaaaataaatttttatgttgtcAGAATATGAAGTACAAGAAGTTCCGAACTCATTTAATGTTTGCTTGTTATTGTAATAGTTTTTaatgttgtgatttgaaaaataaattttaaaaaaattatagattacattttttttaaagaaaagagagagctcTAGTACaaacaattttgatttaatttaagatgtatttagtattataatagcttttattattactatgatttgaaaatatatttaaaatattcaaggTTTTAGGAGGGAGTTTTCAGTAAAACTAGTGTAAAACTTTgaagtatattaattaacttaTGCTTTCAAAACCATTATTAGgacaaaaacataatttcaaccATACCTCAATATAATAGACCTTGTTTGTTTTCACGGCTTAGATcatccttttttaaaacttgaattttttttaatatttttaatgttttttttattttaatgtgataatattaaaaataattttttaaaaaaataaaattaactattttaatatatttataaataataagcaCTCCGTGTAAATCTACCATTAACCTAGGCCCCGTGTGTTTCATGGAAAATAGTTTCTTAGAAACTACTTTttaaactttcctgtgtttgttggtcattagaaaagttgttcaacagaaaatactttctagtaaaaggaaaatttggtttggtttttagaaaagtattttttttattttggacggaaaacacttttcagaagttatgaaaaatttagaaatatcacgtgatttgttgattatatcaaatttgatcctcaaatttttgattgccatatattttgtttgttatttacttttctcttatcattttcttaattgaaattttttatctatcaaatttggttctcattctttttaatgttattaatttatttgaatcaatttataaaattgtattttttttaatgttatcatctttcaacttttttatctattagatttgatttctattattttgattattatttattttatttaagataatttatgaaattatattttttttaattttattcttattcaactttttaatttgtaaaatttgctactcattgttttaataaaattaaaaaaaatattaacaatttattttctaacttatttttcataacataatcaaacactaaaaaatatttttcaatttattttctataatactactatatataaaaaaatttcactttttaaaaataattatttttcaacaaataaacaataaacatgCAGAAAGAATAACTTTGCTTAAAAACGTAGTCGGCGCGGCTACGCGAGGTGGCGGGAGGATGACCACAGCTCACCGCCAAGTCACAAGGGgtgaaaacacttttcagaagttatgaaaaatttagaaatatcacgtgatttactgattatatcaaatttgatcctcaaatttttgattgccatatattttgtttgttatttgcttttctcttatcattttcttaattaaaattttttatctatcaaatttggttctcattctttttaatgttattaatttatttgaatcaatttataaaattgtattttttttaatgttatcatctttcaacttttttatctattatatttgatttctattattttgattattatttattttatttaagataatttatgaaattatatttttttaattttattcttattcaactttttaatttgtaaaatttgttactcattgttttaataaaattaaaaaaaatattaacaatttattttctaacttatttttcataacataatcaaacactaaaaaatatttttcaatttattttctataatactactatatataaaaaaatttcactttttaaaaataattatttttcaacaaataaacaaCAAACATGCAGAAAGAATAACTTTGCTTAAAAACGTAGTCGGCGCGGCTACGCGAGGCGGCGGGAGGATGACCACAGTTCACCGCCAAGTCACAAGGGGTGACCTCAATTCTCGAGTATCATAAGATATTATCCTATCTGTCTAGCAATAACCACCGTTAATCCTAGCCCAACTTTCACCCGACAAAAGCAAACTAACTTTCGGATTTTTCACcgttaaatttatgtttcaattaatattatttatttgtattttttaattatttatttaacttttttctgtataatttcttaaaaaattatatttaatttttaaattaagttagaccgtagaaagaagaaaagaaactctATTTTATGCATGTTTAGAAGTCaagtaaatgttattttttaattattaaaataaaatttatttttaatattaatatatcaaaacaattaaaaaataaaactaaaaaaatctcaaaaaacttcaaaaacacGGCAAACGTCAAACacccttttcaaattttttttcaaaaagcgATCTAACTATTAAATTCCTTATATTTATCAAGAGGCCCGTCGTGTACTGATATTAGAAATCACATTTGTGATTTTTGTGTAGAAAATAGAAATTAGAAAATCatggaaggaaaaaacaaagccaAGTCCCCGACAAAGCTGATAGCCCTTTTGACAGCACTCCCAATTATTTATACTCCCTCACTTATGCAAACAGCTCTCAGTGTATACTCTCTCATTTTACTCTCTCTTATTCAATGgaaggaaaaacaagaaatgcCTCCACTCTCCTTTTTTCCTTCACCTGTATTTTCCTTTTCCTATCCACCACCGCCACTCTCTCCACTTCACTGCAGTTCCAAACCCTAACCCTCAACCCCCTTCCTAACAAACCCACTATCTCGTGGGCCGACACCGAGCCCGGAACCCAAACCTTCACCGACCCAATAACATCAGAACCCTCCAGTTCCGCCACCACTTTCCTCTCTGTACAGTTACACCACATA is a window encoding:
- the LOC133682243 gene encoding cyclic pyranopterin monophosphate synthase, mitochondrial, whose amino-acid sequence is MFLRRAAVALPHSRRFFSTDKTYDISSVIEEMNKEMESVFGECPPSELAAGSINNNQAVGESRLKPHGLASSNSENFSRSQESQFAHQKMNHNPVGLTHIGSAGEAQMVDVSPKENTKRIAIASCKVILGKKVFDMVLANQMAKGDVLTVAKIAGINGAKHTSSFIPLCHNIMLTHVRVDLVLNPDDHSVKIEGEAASSGKTGVEMEAMMAVTVAGLTVYDMCKAASKEIQMTDVRLERKTGGKSGDWSRE